A region from the Sander vitreus isolate 19-12246 chromosome 1, sanVit1, whole genome shotgun sequence genome encodes:
- the irx3a gene encoding iroquois-class homeodomain protein IRX-3a, which yields MSFPQLGYQYIRPIYPPERQGIASNARAGTELSPSGALSNVLSTMYGSPFAAAAQGYGAFLPYSNDISIFNQLGAQYELKDSPGVQHPGFAHHHPAFYPYGQYQFGDPSRPKNATRESTSTLKAWLSEHRKNPYPTKGEKIMLAIITKMTLTQVSTWFANARRRLKKENKMTWAPRNRTDEEGNVYGSDHEGEEGDKREDEEEIDLENIDTENIENKDDLDDQDDLHSDMKLDGRSDSEISDGYEDLQGPDQRFLKAVGKEGKDVERGGEHFHSHHHHHHHHSSLDTKASQANGEQLKLNPVSVSSPPSENSPAPAQKPKIWSLAETATAPDNPRKSPQMNGSNSAGPAAQTLIAPHRLISSCPVGKIQNWTNRAFSAHQLALLNSNHYLGLANQATATGLALYSSRQTEDRSHSSETSVTGTCPRH from the exons ATGTCTTTCCCTCAGCTGGGATATCAGTACATCCGACCGATATACCCGCCGGAGCGCCAGGGGATCGCCAGCAATGCCCGGGCCGGGACAGAGCTCAGTCCGTCCGGCGCACTCTCCAACGTCCTCTCCACTATGTATGGATCTCCTTTCGCCGCAGCAGCGCAGGGCTATGGAGCGTTTCTGCCCTACTCAAACGATATATCAATTTTCAATCAATTG GGTGCTCAGTATGAACTGAAAGACAGTCCCGGTGTCCAGCACCCAGGGTTTGCCCACCATCACCCTGCTTTTTACCCATATGGCCAATATCAGTTCGGTGACCCGTCCAGACCCAAAAACGCCACCAGGGAGAGCACCAGCACCCTGAAGGCCTGGCTCAGCGAGCACCGCAAGAACCCCTACCCAACCAAGGGAGAGAAGATCATGCTGGCCATCATCACCAAAATGACCCTCACCCAGGTGTCCACCTGGTTCGCCAACGCCAGGAGGAGGCTAAAGAAGGAGAACAAGATGACCTGGGCCCCCCGGAACCGCACCGACGAAGAGGGAAATGTGTACGGCAGCGATCacgagggggaggagggggacaagagggaggacgaggaggagatCGACTTGGAGAACATCGACACGGAAAATATTGAGAACAAGGACGACTTGGACGACCAGGACGACCTGCACTCAGATATGAAACTCGACGGGAGGAGTGACTCTGAGATTTCTGACGGCTATGAGGATTTACAAGGGCCCGACCAGAGGTTTCTAAAGGCTGTGGGGAAAGAGGGCAAAGAcgtggagagaggaggagagcacTTCCacagccaccaccaccaccaccaccatcactcTTCTTTGGACACCAAAGCGTCCCAAGCAAACGGCGAACAGCTCAAACTGAACCCCGTGTCCGTTAGTTCACCCCCCTCAGAAAACAGCCCTGCCCCAGCCCAAAAGCCAAAGATCTGGTCTTTGGCAGAGACAGCCACGGCCCCTGACAATCCGCGCAAATCGCCACAAATGAACGGCAGCAATTCCGCAGGACCGGCCGCCCAGACCCTTATCGCCCCTCATAGACTCATCTCTTCTTGTCCCGTTGGGAAAATCCAGAACTGGACGAACCGAGCCTTCTCGGCGCATCAGCTGGCTTTACTGAACTCAAATCATTATCTGGGACTGGCAAACCAGGCCACTGCCACCGGCCTGGCCCTCTACAGCAGCAGGCAAACGGAGGACAGGAGTCATAGTTCAGAGACTTCAGTCACAGGTACATGTCCCCGACACTGA